A genome region from Salvia splendens isolate huo1 chromosome 19, SspV2, whole genome shotgun sequence includes the following:
- the LOC121778451 gene encoding abscisic acid receptor PYL2-like translates to MDDKGGIPQGLTAEEFAQLEHVIRTYHTFDALPNTCTSLITQRIDAPAEVVWPLVRRFDNPQRYKHFIKSCRLTGDGGVGSIREVTVVSGLPASTSTERLEILDDSRHIISFRVVGGEHRLNNYRSVTSVNEFTRGGKTYTIVIESYIVDIPEGNTGEDTKMFTDTVVRLNLQKLGVVAIASMHGGGD, encoded by the coding sequence ATGGACGACAAGGGCGGGATTCCGCAGGGCCTAACCGCGGAGGAATTCGCGCAGCTGGAGCACGTGATCCGCACCTACCACACGTTCGACGCATTGCCCAACACATGCACCTCTCTGATCACGCAGCGGATCGACGCTCCGGCGGAGGTGGTGTGGCCTCTGGTGCGCCGATTCGACAATCCCCAGCGCTACAAGCACTTCATCAAGAGCTGCCGCCTCACCGGCGACGGCGGCGTCGGCAGCATCCGCGAGGTCACCGTCGTCTCCGGCCTCcccgcctccacctccaccgagCGCCTCGAGATCCTCGACGACAGCCGCCACATCATCAGCTTCCGCGTCGTCGGCGGCGAGCACCGCCTCAACAACTACCGATCCGTCACCTCCGTCAACGAATTCACCCGCGGCGGCAAAACCTACACGATCGTCATCGAATCGTACATCGTCGACATTCCGGAGGGGAATACCGGCGAGGACACGAAGATGTTCACTGATACCGTCGTGAGACTCAATCTCCAgaagctcggagtggtggcgATCGCATCGATGCATGGCGGCGGCGattga